The proteins below are encoded in one region of uncultured Eubacteriales bacterium:
- a CDS encoding hypothetical protein (Evidence 5 : No homology to any previously reported sequences) codes for MLVGFWNLGANGESETYYFTADGSMVFGKWLQIDRKWYYFYDDGKLAKSTKIDGYEVDENGVRKTK; via the coding sequence ATGCTGGTAGGCTTTTGGAACCTTGGCGCAAACGGAGAAAGCGAGACATACTATTTCACCGCAGACGGTAGCATGGTATTTGGTAAGTGGCTCCAGATTGACAGAAAGTGGTATTATTTCTATGACGACGGCAAGCTTGCCAAGAGTACGAAAATCGACGGATATGAGGTCGATGAAAACGGCGTGAGAAAAACGAAATAA
- a CDS encoding conserved hypothetical protein (Evidence 4 : Homologs of previously reported genes of unknown function): protein MENLIISEYHEIIFDKMKAGRFLKENGEPPFRSRADFCQYCKKIIRDRELQTLHTEVRVLEKTVDRYQERFNIVGSVHKAFFEDTPHGKAYKYLHIEQLLLVLNHTPMRFMDWLLERYCYMKFSKALPDYMDYLRTNGLEACFSDIAHALYRRFNFE from the coding sequence ATGGAGAATTTGATTATCTCAGAATATCATGAAATTATTTTTGATAAGATGAAAGCAGGCAGATTCCTGAAAGAAAACGGAGAGCCACCGTTTCGGTCAAGGGCCGATTTCTGCCAATATTGTAAGAAAATTATCCGAGATCGTGAATTGCAGACACTCCACACGGAGGTTAGGGTCTTAGAGAAAACTGTTGACCGCTATCAGGAACGATTTAACATCGTTGGTTCCGTACATAAGGCGTTTTTTGAAGATACACCGCACGGAAAAGCATATAAATATCTTCACATTGAACAGTTGCTTTTGGTGTTAAATCACACACCCATGAGGTTTATGGATTGGCTTTTAGAGCGATATTGCTATATGAAATTTTCAAAAGCTCTTCCGGATTATATGGACTATCTTCGTACAAATGGACTGGAAGCCTGTTTTAGTGACATTGCCCATGCTCTGTATCGCAGATTTAATTTTGAATAA
- a CDS encoding conserved hypothetical protein (Evidence 4 : Homologs of previously reported genes of unknown function): MAKFEFEYTEIDRLLYPNIEIDVKIMLDNLGKYGRLRLNYLHEQKPGMYREPLLTGKLAVHCATVDKIAFEMAERIRADYLKLHPMPEEDTMERIRLSELAQELADECVLHDLICG, encoded by the coding sequence ATGGCAAAGTTTGAATTTGAATACACAGAGATTGATAGGTTATTGTATCCCAACATCGAAATTGACGTAAAAATCATGCTTGACAACTTGGGTAAGTATGGTCGGCTTCGTCTGAATTACCTTCATGAACAAAAGCCGGGAATGTACAGGGAACCGCTTTTGACTGGCAAGCTGGCAGTGCACTGTGCAACGGTTGACAAGATTGCCTTTGAGATGGCAGAACGTATTCGAGCCGATTACCTGAAATTGCACCCTATGCCGGAGGAAGATACAATGGAACGCATCCGTTTATCAGAATTGGCACAGGAACTCGCAGACGAGTGTGTGCTTCATGACTTGATTTGTGGCTGA
- a CDS encoding PSP1 C-terminal domain protein yields MEVFMTEIIGARFKSGGKQYYFDPGDLQVAEGQGVILETSRGVEYAECTQGNTMVEDNAVVQPLRPVLRIATEKDLETVDRNRERAQAAFKACQEKISEHKLEMKLVDVEYNFDGNKILFFFTSEGRVDFRSLVKDLASMFHSRIELRQIGVRDEAKMLGGLGICGKPFCCSTFLEDFQPVSIKMAKTQSLSLNPVKISGTCGRLMCCLKYEQDAYEDAVKRMPKAESFVETPEGVGNVSQVNLLRETVKVRLDSAPDAPRAFHNSEIRVVRNGKGKRPENYVAPPLEELSKLHKVTPPPEDPSVKLQNGIGSALTGMGMGSSDVREDKPRERRENRGNQPKQEKPKADGPKPRQENRPKQQEKPKQAPRPPQSEGDEKAEKKSAPRRRHRSWGRKPKGDGGAGQGS; encoded by the coding sequence ATGGAGGTTTTTATGACCGAGATCATCGGCGCCCGCTTTAAAAGCGGGGGCAAGCAATATTATTTCGACCCGGGCGACCTTCAGGTCGCAGAGGGCCAGGGAGTCATTTTGGAGACCTCCCGGGGCGTGGAGTACGCCGAGTGTACCCAGGGCAACACCATGGTTGAGGATAACGCGGTGGTACAGCCCCTGCGTCCTGTCCTGCGTATTGCCACGGAAAAGGACCTGGAGACCGTGGATCGCAATCGGGAGCGTGCCCAGGCTGCCTTTAAGGCCTGCCAGGAGAAGATCTCCGAGCACAAGCTTGAGATGAAACTGGTGGACGTGGAGTACAACTTCGACGGGAACAAGATTCTCTTTTTCTTCACCAGCGAGGGCCGCGTGGACTTCAGGAGCCTGGTGAAGGATCTAGCCTCCATGTTCCACAGCCGGATCGAGCTGCGGCAGATCGGCGTCCGGGACGAGGCGAAGATGCTGGGGGGCCTGGGTATCTGCGGCAAGCCCTTCTGCTGCTCCACCTTCCTGGAGGACTTTCAGCCCGTCTCCATCAAGATGGCGAAGACCCAGTCCCTCTCCCTCAACCCAGTGAAGATATCGGGCACCTGCGGGCGGCTGATGTGTTGTCTCAAGTATGAGCAAGACGCCTACGAGGATGCGGTGAAACGGATGCCCAAAGCTGAGTCCTTTGTGGAGACTCCGGAGGGGGTGGGCAACGTAAGCCAGGTGAACCTGCTGCGTGAGACCGTGAAGGTCCGGCTGGATTCCGCTCCCGACGCACCCCGCGCCTTCCACAACAGTGAGATCCGGGTTGTGCGCAACGGCAAGGGTAAGCGGCCGGAGAACTACGTGGCCCCGCCCTTGGAGGAGCTGTCCAAGCTCCACAAAGTCACCCCGCCCCCGGAGGACCCAAGCGTTAAGCTCCAGAACGGCATCGGCTCTGCCCTTACAGGCATGGGCATGGGCAGCAGCGATGTCCGGGAGGACAAACCAAGGGAGCGTCGGGAGAACCGGGGGAACCAGCCCAAGCAGGAGAAACCCAAGGCCGACGGGCCAAAGCCAAGGCAGGAAAACAGGCCAAAGCAGCAGGAGAAACCCAAGCAGGCCCCCCGCCCCCCACAGAGCGAGGGAGACGAAAAAGCTGAGAAGAAGTCCGCCCCCCGCCGCCGCCACCGTAGCTGGGGCCGCAAGCCCAAGGGAGACGGCGGCGCAGGCCAGGGTTCGTAA
- a CDS encoding putative DNA polymerase III, delta' subunit (Evidence 3 : Function proposed based on presence of conserved amino acid motif, structural feature or limited homology) has protein sequence MNLSQLAGNMPLKRQLSAESAGRGLSHAYILAGPAGTGKHTLARLLAAALVCEGAGDKPCETCPHCRKALRDIHPDVIRIGGDGKDINVAQVRALRSDAYIRPNEASRKVYLLENAQTMNPSAQNAMLKLLEEGPAYAAFLLLTDNSAALLATVRSRCEGLTLSPVTDSEAEGYLRARYPEQAPRAIAELAARCEGVLGRAVAELEGSGGTGPVRDGAVKLLRLLSKGDELALLEFSVSLEKWEREDLEALLGETILLLRHALVCSNQGNPGESDPERLETARMAADKLTPRALLAAAETLEKLRAACGYNAGTGHLAGWLCAALSG, from the coding sequence ATGAATTTATCCCAATTGGCGGGCAACATGCCCCTCAAGCGGCAGCTCTCGGCTGAGAGCGCGGGGCGCGGCCTCTCTCACGCGTACATCCTCGCCGGACCCGCCGGGACGGGCAAGCACACCCTTGCCCGGCTGCTGGCGGCTGCCTTAGTCTGTGAGGGGGCCGGCGATAAGCCCTGCGAAACCTGCCCCCATTGCCGCAAGGCGCTGCGGGACATCCACCCCGATGTGATTCGCATTGGCGGCGACGGGAAGGACATCAACGTGGCTCAGGTCCGGGCCCTGCGGTCCGATGCATACATCCGTCCCAACGAGGCGTCACGCAAGGTCTATCTGCTGGAAAACGCCCAGACGATGAACCCCAGCGCACAAAACGCCATGCTTAAACTACTGGAAGAAGGGCCGGCCTACGCCGCGTTCCTCCTCCTCACCGACAACTCCGCCGCCCTGCTGGCCACCGTGCGCTCCCGGTGCGAGGGTCTGACCCTCTCTCCTGTCACCGACTCGGAGGCGGAGGGGTATCTCCGCGCCCGATACCCGGAGCAGGCTCCCCGGGCAATCGCTGAACTGGCCGCCCGGTGCGAGGGGGTACTAGGCCGGGCGGTAGCCGAGCTGGAGGGCTCCGGCGGGACGGGGCCAGTCCGGGATGGGGCGGTTAAGCTCCTGCGGCTCCTGTCCAAGGGGGACGAGCTGGCCCTCCTGGAGTTCTCCGTCTCCCTGGAAAAGTGGGAGCGGGAGGATCTGGAGGCTCTGCTTGGGGAAACCATCTTGCTCTTACGGCACGCGCTGGTCTGCTCTAACCAGGGGAACCCCGGGGAAAGTGATCCGGAGCGCCTGGAAACCGCGCGGATGGCCGCGGACAAGCTGACTCCCCGTGCGCTCCTTGCCGCAGCCGAAACCCTGGAAAAGCTCCGCGCCGCCTGCGGCTATAACGCCGGAACCGGGCATCTGGCCGGGTGGCTCTGCGCGGCTCTGAGCGGCTAG
- a CDS encoding conserved hypothetical protein (Evidence 4 : Homologs of previously reported genes of unknown function) has translation MKLILAIINHDDASAVSQALTKKGFSSTKLATTGGFLMAGNATILVGVDEEKVQSVIDIIKEESHSRKQMIPTTTEMSYGYYPSMPVEVVVGGATIFVVDIERFEHV, from the coding sequence ATGAAATTGATCCTTGCCATTATCAACCACGACGACGCCTCCGCCGTCAGCCAAGCCCTTACCAAAAAGGGGTTCTCCTCCACCAAGCTGGCTACCACCGGCGGTTTCCTCATGGCGGGGAACGCCACCATTTTGGTGGGTGTGGACGAGGAAAAGGTCCAGAGCGTCATAGATATCATCAAGGAAGAGTCCCATTCCCGCAAGCAGATGATACCCACCACCACTGAGATGAGCTACGGGTACTACCCCAGTATGCCCGTGGAGGTCGTTGTGGGCGGGGCAACTATCTTCGTTGTGGACATCGAGCGGTTCGAGCACGTCTGA
- a CDS encoding Orn/Lys/Arg decarboxylase, major domain protein: MGPTPLYDALKEFAGKNTLRLHMPGHKGRVLPLPDLSPAAVLDFTELPPTGDLFSGEGPIREAESLWAKAVGMDECLFLTGGSTQGMLAALTLAAGTNAPVLLDRGSHRSAYNALALLDLSPIYFDRLWLMGAGVFGPVDSQTVENILENHPDVKTVCITSPTYYGVLSDIPALAAVVHAHGGKLVVDAAHGAHLPFLGKGGYAAADLVVASAHKTLPALGQGALLFAGAGFSHADLRRAGSLYGSSSPSYLLMASLDGARAWMEDEGQAGYRAVCAQVARLRRAFPSLSDADAPLDGPRFVLKTGNGYALQEKLEARGIYPEMADSAHVVFIFTCADGERDFERLERTLREIGADLPDAPIMLCEGAPYSPEPELVLSPREARFSAVETVPLRDAEGRVAACQIAPYPPGIPVVAPGERIGKKHLAYLAGIGYNMEQEVQVVAL; encoded by the coding sequence ATGGGTCCGACGCCGCTCTATGACGCACTGAAAGAATTTGCGGGGAAAAACACCCTGCGGCTCCACATGCCGGGACACAAGGGGCGGGTGCTGCCACTGCCCGATCTCTCCCCCGCCGCAGTACTGGACTTTACCGAGCTGCCCCCCACCGGAGACCTCTTCTCCGGCGAGGGGCCCATCCGGGAGGCCGAGTCGCTATGGGCGAAAGCCGTTGGGATGGATGAGTGCCTCTTTCTCACCGGCGGGAGCACCCAGGGAATGCTGGCTGCACTGACCTTAGCCGCTGGGACAAATGCCCCCGTCCTTCTGGACCGGGGGAGCCACCGCTCGGCCTATAACGCGCTGGCCCTGCTGGACCTCTCCCCCATCTACTTTGACCGGCTCTGGTTGATGGGGGCCGGGGTTTTTGGCCCAGTGGATTCACAGACTGTGGAAAATATCTTGGAAAATCACCCCGACGTTAAAACCGTATGTATTACTTCTCCGACATATTACGGTGTGCTATCAGATATTCCTGCCCTGGCTGCCGTCGTACACGCACATGGTGGAAAACTCGTAGTGGACGCGGCCCATGGAGCGCACCTGCCTTTCCTGGGAAAGGGGGGGTATGCCGCCGCCGATCTGGTGGTGGCCTCCGCTCACAAGACTCTGCCCGCCCTGGGCCAGGGGGCGCTCCTCTTCGCGGGTGCAGGGTTTTCCCATGCCGATCTGCGGCGGGCAGGGAGCCTCTACGGCAGCTCCAGCCCGTCTTACTTGCTGATGGCCTCTCTGGACGGGGCGAGGGCCTGGATGGAGGATGAGGGGCAGGCGGGCTACCGGGCGGTGTGCGCTCAGGTCGCGCGGCTGCGGAGAGCTTTCCCCTCCCTCTCAGACGCGGACGCTCCCTTGGACGGACCTCGGTTTGTGCTTAAGACCGGGAACGGTTATGCTCTCCAGGAGAAGCTGGAGGCCCGGGGCATCTACCCCGAGATGGCAGACAGCGCACACGTGGTGTTCATCTTCACCTGCGCAGACGGAGAGCGGGATTTTGAGCGGCTGGAGCGGACGTTGAGGGAGATAGGGGCGGACCTGCCTGATGCCCCTATCATGCTCTGCGAGGGCGCACCCTATTCCCCGGAGCCGGAACTCGTGCTGTCCCCCAGGGAGGCCCGTTTTTCAGCCGTGGAGACGGTTCCCCTCCGGGATGCCGAAGGGCGAGTCGCCGCCTGTCAGATTGCCCCATATCCACCCGGCATCCCGGTGGTAGCCCCGGGGGAGCGTATCGGGAAAAAACATCTCGCATATTTGGCCGGGATAGGTTATAATATGGAGCAAGAGGTACAAGTTGTCGCCCTGTGA
- the aspS gene encoding Aspartate--tRNA ligase — MGNIRSSFRTHSCNCLRLADVGQTVTLVGFMENLREVGANLAFLVLRDFYGTTQVVLETEEMVALVKALNKESTLSVEGTVRERDSKNPKLPTGDIEVVPSKIEVLGRCRHNELPFPINRSREADESQRLKYRYLDLRNPEVKNNIILRCNVVSALRQAMTAHGFLEITTPILTASSPEGARDYLVPSRKHPGKFYALPQAPQQFKQLLMASGFDRYFQIAPCFRDEDARGDRSPGEFYQLDMEMAFASQEDVFAVLEDVLPPVFAQYGKYSVASSAPFQRVSYLDAMETYGSDKPDLRIDLTVKDATVLLADCGFDPFAGNTVKAIPVSGCTLTRKQIDQLCADVEVQAGQKVYWFRLDENGELVGGVSKFLQDSKEAVVSALGLVPNTLVGLSTGKLLSAQKTAGVFIKQAAALCPGHMDRERYEFCWIVAFPMYEIGEESGELEFCHNPFSMPNGGLEILKQAAAGAVDPLSITAYQYDLVCNGVELSSGAVRNHDPEIMLEAFQLVRLGEEDVKSKFPAMYNAFTYGAPPHAGIAPGVDRMVMLLAGEDSIREIIPFPMNKNAQDLMMGAPGVVTDKQLDELSIKCTRSEDEG, encoded by the coding sequence ATGGGTAATATCCGATCTTCTTTCCGAACACACTCCTGCAACTGCCTGCGGCTTGCCGACGTGGGTCAAACCGTCACGCTGGTGGGATTTATGGAAAACCTCCGGGAGGTTGGGGCAAACTTGGCGTTCTTGGTCCTGAGGGACTTTTATGGCACCACACAGGTCGTGCTGGAGACCGAGGAGATGGTGGCCCTGGTAAAAGCCCTCAATAAGGAGTCCACCCTGAGCGTGGAGGGGACCGTCCGGGAGCGGGACAGCAAAAACCCCAAGCTGCCCACCGGTGACATCGAGGTGGTCCCCAGCAAAATCGAGGTGCTGGGCCGCTGCCGCCACAACGAGCTCCCCTTCCCCATCAACCGCAGCCGGGAGGCCGATGAGAGCCAGCGTCTTAAGTACCGCTATCTGGACCTCCGTAACCCCGAGGTGAAGAATAACATCATATTGCGGTGCAACGTGGTCTCCGCCCTGCGTCAGGCCATGACAGCCCACGGATTCCTGGAAATCACCACCCCCATCCTCACCGCCTCCTCCCCCGAGGGGGCGCGGGACTACCTGGTGCCCTCACGCAAGCACCCCGGCAAGTTCTACGCCCTGCCCCAGGCTCCCCAGCAGTTTAAGCAGCTCCTCATGGCCTCCGGCTTCGACAGATACTTCCAGATCGCGCCCTGTTTCCGGGACGAGGACGCCCGGGGGGACCGCTCCCCCGGCGAGTTCTATCAGCTCGACATGGAGATGGCTTTCGCATCGCAGGAGGACGTATTCGCCGTGCTTGAGGATGTTCTGCCCCCGGTTTTTGCCCAGTATGGCAAGTACTCTGTGGCCTCCAGCGCGCCGTTCCAGCGGGTAAGTTATTTGGACGCTATGGAAACTTACGGCTCCGACAAGCCCGACCTGCGCATCGACCTGACGGTGAAGGATGCCACCGTACTCCTGGCCGACTGCGGGTTCGACCCCTTTGCCGGGAATACAGTGAAAGCCATTCCAGTCTCGGGCTGTACCCTCACCCGCAAGCAAATCGACCAGCTGTGCGCCGACGTCGAGGTCCAGGCCGGGCAGAAGGTCTACTGGTTCCGCCTGGACGAGAACGGCGAGCTGGTGGGCGGCGTGAGTAAGTTTCTCCAGGATAGCAAGGAGGCGGTGGTCTCCGCCCTCGGCCTCGTCCCCAACACGCTGGTGGGACTGTCAACGGGCAAGCTCCTCTCTGCCCAGAAGACGGCGGGCGTCTTCATCAAGCAGGCCGCCGCCCTCTGCCCCGGGCACATGGACCGCGAGCGATACGAGTTCTGCTGGATCGTGGCCTTCCCCATGTACGAGATTGGGGAGGAATCCGGCGAGCTGGAGTTCTGCCATAACCCGTTCTCCATGCCCAATGGCGGGCTTGAGATTTTAAAGCAGGCCGCCGCCGGAGCGGTGGACCCCTTAAGCATCACGGCCTACCAGTATGACCTGGTGTGCAACGGCGTAGAGCTCTCCTCCGGCGCGGTGCGAAACCACGACCCAGAGATCATGCTGGAGGCCTTCCAGCTTGTGCGGCTGGGCGAGGAGGACGTGAAGAGCAAGTTCCCCGCCATGTATAACGCCTTTACCTATGGCGCGCCCCCCCACGCGGGCATCGCTCCAGGCGTGGACCGCATGGTCATGCTGCTGGCCGGAGAGGACTCCATCCGGGAGATCATCCCCTTCCCCATGAACAAGAACGCCCAGGACCTGATGATGGGCGCCCCCGGCGTCGTCACCGACAAGCAGCTGGACGAGCTGAGCATTAAGTGCACTAGGAGCGAGGACGAGGGGTAA
- a CDS encoding hypothetical protein (Evidence 5 : No homology to any previously reported sequences): MITGNNYLFIYYKLEMLLWVISDLLSEHTPATACGLPTWVKPSRWWDLWKTSGRLGQTWRSWS; the protein is encoded by the coding sequence TTGATTACAGGAAATAATTATTTATTTATATATTACAAATTGGAGATGCTTTTATGGGTAATATCCGATCTTCTTTCCGAACACACTCCTGCAACTGCCTGCGGCTTGCCGACGTGGGTCAAACCGTCACGCTGGTGGGATTTATGGAAAACCTCCGGGAGGTTGGGGCAAACTTGGCGTTCTTGGTCCTGA
- a CDS encoding conserved hypothetical protein (Evidence 4 : Homologs of previously reported genes of unknown function), with protein MDDFSEIEGYMLSCMKDSAHDAQHIYRVLGLAVDIAEHEGGGVDMDILTAACLLHDIGREEQFKNPAVCHAEAGSEKAYAFLMSLGWSEGRAAWVRDCILTHRYRADRRPVTIEAKILFDADKLDVTGAIGIARTLYYGGHENMGLYSRGPDGLVLDGDEEGPNTFLQEYRHKLEHIGDAMYTARAREIATLRAPIARAFYESLLAEIRQSHGL; from the coding sequence ATGGATGATTTTAGCGAGATAGAGGGCTATATGCTCTCTTGCATGAAGGACAGCGCGCATGACGCCCAGCATATTTACCGGGTGCTGGGCCTCGCCGTCGACATAGCGGAGCACGAAGGCGGGGGCGTGGACATGGACATTCTCACCGCCGCCTGCCTCCTCCATGACATAGGGCGGGAGGAGCAGTTTAAGAACCCCGCAGTTTGCCATGCGGAAGCGGGGAGTGAAAAGGCCTATGCCTTCCTGATGAGTCTGGGCTGGAGCGAAGGGCGCGCCGCCTGGGTGCGGGACTGCATACTGACTCACCGCTACCGGGCCGACCGCCGCCCCGTCACCATCGAGGCGAAAATTCTCTTCGATGCGGATAAGCTAGACGTAACCGGGGCCATTGGCATCGCACGCACTCTGTACTACGGAGGGCATGAAAATATGGGCCTTTACTCCAGAGGGCCGGATGGCTTAGTCCTGGACGGCGACGAGGAGGGCCCGAATACCTTCCTACAAGAGTACAGGCACAAGCTGGAGCACATCGGGGATGCCATGTACACCGCCCGTGCCCGCGAGATTGCCACACTGCGTGCCCCCATCGCCAGAGCCTTCTATGAGAGCTTGCTTGCCGAGATCAGGCAGAGCCACGGTCTATAG
- the hisS gene encoding Histidine--tRNA ligase: MAIQKPRTLSGFMELLPREQVLFDRMVALLRESYALYGFTGLDTPLIESSEVLLAKGGGETEKQIYRFTKGDSDLSLRFDLTVPLAKYVALHYNELAFPFRRFQIGKVYRGERAQRGRFREFYQADIDVIGDGALDIMNEAEIPAIIYRSFTALGLRRFKLRVNNRKVLNGLFALLGLSERAGDVMRTIDKLEKIGPEKVVTILTEDFDVPQETAVKLISLLQSTDALAALEEFKGKNELLDLGLEELGTVARYMSAFGVPESHFEIDLTIARGLDYYTGTVYETVMLDHPEVGSICSGGRYDNLAEYYTEKQLPGVGISIGLTRLFFILQEQGMLSSDINAAPADVLILPMTDDLSHAISFATALRSAGVRAQLYCEKKKFKQKISYADKLHIPFAAFLGEDELAQGTVTVKNLLMANDFTEAEQRELGADGCYKQITLPVEEAVAYLRNQVRNELEVPPIRDTEGLSAKYGLLER, translated from the coding sequence ATGGCAATACAAAAACCCCGCACGCTTTCGGGCTTTATGGAGCTGCTTCCCAGGGAACAGGTGCTGTTCGACCGGATGGTGGCCCTCCTACGGGAGAGCTACGCGCTTTACGGGTTTACAGGGCTCGACACACCCCTCATCGAGTCAAGCGAAGTGCTCCTCGCCAAGGGTGGCGGGGAAACCGAAAAGCAAATTTACCGTTTTACTAAGGGGGACAGCGATCTGTCCCTTCGGTTTGATTTGACGGTCCCTCTCGCCAAATACGTGGCCCTGCACTACAACGAGCTGGCCTTCCCCTTCCGCCGGTTCCAGATCGGCAAGGTCTACCGGGGAGAGCGGGCCCAGCGGGGGCGGTTCCGGGAGTTCTATCAGGCCGACATCGACGTGATTGGCGACGGGGCGCTGGACATCATGAATGAGGCTGAGATCCCCGCCATCATCTACCGCAGCTTTACCGCCCTGGGCCTGCGCCGCTTTAAGCTCCGGGTAAATAACCGCAAGGTATTAAACGGCCTCTTTGCCCTGCTGGGCCTGAGTGAGCGCGCTGGGGACGTGATGCGCACCATCGACAAGCTGGAGAAGATCGGCCCCGAGAAGGTGGTCACCATCCTGACCGAGGATTTCGATGTTCCCCAGGAAACCGCTGTAAAGCTCATCTCCTTGCTCCAATCGACAGACGCATTGGCAGCTCTGGAAGAATTTAAGGGGAAAAACGAGCTTTTGGACCTGGGACTGGAGGAGCTGGGAACCGTGGCCCGGTACATGTCCGCCTTCGGAGTGCCTGAGAGCCACTTTGAAATCGACCTCACCATCGCCCGGGGTCTTGACTACTACACCGGCACGGTGTACGAGACCGTCATGCTGGACCACCCGGAGGTGGGCTCCATCTGCTCGGGCGGCAGATATGATAACTTAGCGGAATATTATACAGAAAAACAACTGCCAGGAGTGGGTATTTCCATCGGTTTAACCCGTCTCTTCTTTATTTTGCAGGAGCAGGGGATGTTAAGTTCCGACATCAACGCCGCCCCCGCCGACGTGCTTATTTTGCCCATGACCGATGATCTGTCCCACGCCATCTCCTTCGCCACCGCTTTGCGGAGCGCCGGGGTACGTGCCCAGCTCTACTGTGAGAAAAAAAAGTTCAAGCAGAAGATCTCCTATGCCGACAAGCTGCATATCCCCTTCGCCGCGTTCCTGGGGGAGGACGAGCTCGCCCAAGGGACGGTCACAGTCAAGAACCTCCTCATGGCCAACGACTTCACTGAGGCGGAGCAGCGGGAGCTGGGAGCTGACGGCTGTTACAAGCAGATTACTCTTCCAGTGGAGGAGGCTGTGGCTTACCTGCGCAATCAGGTGCGAAACGAGCTTGAGGTGCCCCCCATTCGGGATACCGAGGGCCTCTCTGCCAAGTACGGCCTATTGGAACGCTGA
- the mgsA gene encoding Methylglyoxal synthase, which produces MNIALMAHDRKKELMTQFCIAYCGILSKHTVCATSSTGKLVAEATGLPVHLFLSCAHGGSQQIGARIAYNEIDMVLFFCDPQSSEVDPDLTYITRLCDQYNIPYATNVGTAEMLIHGLARGDLDWREILNPKTTPFTV; this is translated from the coding sequence ATGAATATCGCACTTATGGCTCACGACCGCAAGAAGGAGCTGATGACCCAGTTCTGCATCGCCTACTGTGGCATCCTCTCCAAACACACTGTCTGCGCAACCAGCAGTACGGGCAAGCTGGTTGCGGAGGCCACCGGGCTACCGGTGCACCTTTTCCTCTCCTGCGCCCACGGCGGCAGTCAGCAGATCGGCGCGCGCATCGCCTATAACGAGATTGATATGGTCCTCTTTTTCTGCGACCCCCAGTCCAGCGAGGTGGATCCAGACCTCACCTATATCACTCGCCTGTGTGACCAGTACAACATTCCCTACGCCACCAACGTGGGCACCGCCGAGATGCTCATCCACGGCTTGGCCCGGGGCGACCTCGACTGGAGAGAGATATTAAATCCGAAAACCACGCCCTTTACGGTATAG
- the minD gene encoding Septum site-determining protein MinD has product MSCAIVVTSGKGGTGKTSLTGGVSSCLAALGNRVLCIDMDIGLRNLDISLGMTDRALMDFTDVLEGRCSLQRAAARHPVIENLSLLTAPLSLPPGVTEERMAHFLKEAKEQYDYILMDSPAGLGEGFRLAVCGADRAIVVSNTDASALRDAQRVVAQLSKELPRIHLVVNKVKPKLLKRLHTTIDDAMDAAGLPLLGVVPEDEQVILAANAGTPLILASRKGAAVAYLNIARRLLGQKVPLMNLR; this is encoded by the coding sequence ATGAGCTGCGCCATTGTGGTCACATCAGGTAAGGGGGGCACCGGAAAGACCTCCCTGACCGGGGGCGTCTCCTCCTGTCTGGCCGCGCTGGGAAACCGGGTTCTTTGCATCGACATGGACATTGGGCTCCGGAACCTGGATATTTCCCTGGGTATGACCGACCGAGCACTGATGGACTTTACCGACGTTCTGGAGGGGCGCTGCTCCCTGCAGCGGGCCGCTGCCCGGCACCCGGTCATCGAGAATCTGAGCCTTCTCACCGCGCCCCTGTCCCTCCCCCCCGGCGTGACCGAGGAGCGGATGGCGCATTTTCTCAAGGAGGCAAAGGAGCAGTACGACTATATCCTGATGGACTCCCCCGCCGGCCTGGGTGAAGGATTCCGGCTGGCGGTCTGTGGCGCGGACCGGGCCATCGTAGTCTCCAATACCGACGCCTCCGCCCTGCGGGACGCCCAGCGGGTAGTGGCCCAGCTTTCAAAGGAGCTGCCTCGCATCCACCTGGTGGTGAACAAGGTGAAACCAAAGCTCCTCAAGCGGCTGCACACCACCATCGATGACGCGATGGACGCCGCGGGCCTGCCCCTTCTGGGCGTGGTGCCCGAGGATGAGCAGGTCATCCTGGCTGCCAACGCGGGTACGCCTTTAATTCTGGCGAGCCGTAAGGGCGCCGCCGTCGCCTACCTCAACATCGCGCGAAGGCTCCTGGGCCAAAAGGTCCCGCTGATGAACCTGCGCTGA